One genomic region from Daphnia magna isolate NIES linkage group LG10, ASM2063170v1.1, whole genome shotgun sequence encodes:
- the LOC116932558 gene encoding zinc finger SWIM domain-containing protein 8 homolog, whose product MLEWMEEGDRMSFDDSDRFEEDSLCSWGSEPESLCNNWRGWKKPLIVTTSISSPLLASNQRRAEDGSVLSLSELCSRVVAAHIAFEVVEQAWQPVPEPLQLRIAFWSFPDNEEDIRLYSCLANGAADEFNKGENLYKSRAVKEPLQIGFHLSASVVSPSQQTAQGKSNTFNVAVTFDRRRITSCNCTCASRAFWCAHVVAVCLYRIHQSHLVTLRAPVSESLSRLQRDQLQKFAQYLISELPQQILPTAQRLLDELLSAQPSAINTVCGAPDPTAGASASEQTSWCLDENTLHENIRKILIKFCVPSPTVFSDVNYLSSTAPPAAAEWSSLLRPLRGREPEGMWNLLSIVREMFKRHDRNAVPLLEVLTEEIMSCEQIMVWWFNTKVALHNGSAAGYGSGIKSSNLGSQSQASQHACSSLCDEVVILWRLAALNPGLSGEERDLLRQQFSEWHVKVIDKVTKSKGLTISATHGAPHVAGGNGAGPSTPRRTSQSFKAEVEVFTGFKPSVEACYLSWDDYPVPGVTYTQGHRLYHCPFTCFRHTEAHGRFDIGPINSSSAVITNDLPVHMLQRRAVVQGDYAQAMDDIRHERERIGGFHPASPLVRPEREIDQAGNRSSVSSEGFCENEGDPAVEAFEPAVPSGLRDLTRQDSDDPALGSDTNEPEVLAVDSCTSTDKEKSSPEDFDADSDWSGVDARLKNSRLEASGGVLLPSGSALVAGSSRDTDEMASLSASPREFRTMALPAAQGAVPREPCVVTVPNRSGGVFGELKPLDDPLEILFARAEGLHAHGHSAEACELGIQLATELLANPPDLLVELPPIITKNGKKKKTNPACHQISCLASATLAKCAFLCTVLAENSDYYHLAFRVGMFGLELARPPATTKPLEVKLAHQESELVTLLKRIPLGHPELSILREKAEQLRDGILRSRGDALLPLSLATFIFEALVTASGAQQVRAPFYSTHRLPTDETLGFEAAVSALGLKANVSEADHPLLCEGTRRQRGDLAVMLLVHYKDDPDKLAKIMEKLLDRQVHPLYKAPLLSSFYTNNPTPMGQTSSSSRQVRQRREGIEAGMIAVSLDANSPPHAACPSQSSGGATASNTIRGHSPSWEEDYAQWQAGHGARLESNTGDTASGNDAAISHRQMMNAARNRSLTHRSQRQPGPGSDSGSSGSGKSSGSDSFGSRGPMNQPPPPNCTGVSPSLSDGSMGGAIGSSIPLNNLASRQPQQQASIPEMGGLVNGGASFSRNSGVMGPCGGKINRFKNKRLYPSVPNQPSEASAHFMFELAKTVLLKAGGNSSTSLFTQPINSQNPRGPIRALQMCAFQIGLYALGLHNCVSAKWLSRTYSSHVSWITGQAMEIGSQALWFLISTWEGHLTPPEVASIADRASRGHEANMVRAAAELALSCLPHAHALNPNEIQRAILQCKEQSSEMLERACLAVESAAKGGGVYPEVLFRVARCWHELYEQRMPSARRGARVLPSIEQPPPPIPLHVPQCSMQQPQANMAGVGVPVPYAMTSIVPFPLAYSFLPGTAPGPNPPAQIPGVPVNFLAANGAGGATPNATFSYAPPIPGLQYFPSVTCPMPMGATSAPPNPPPGPSPLMPMSVGPAQGTNNRPPPPIPPPGCPVTLQPLIHTSNSTTHQAPPLFVQQSQANSVRSPPTATGALPNQALTPTQLHFLLAAYRVGIVALETLGRRAHDDRPQARYSRNPPYGEDVKWLLSVAKKLGTDYLQQFCVVTVNSVVSPFVLHEIAVEAAHFFAYTGSSPPNPYMQHLRSRVLTPLIQKCHQMYIQCINHKLYHLNPTDYDDFLTIIQTARTAFHLIPTGPMQFNEFLQSIQKSKSCTKDLWGRLMAIIRQPAV is encoded by the exons ATGTTGGAGTGGATGGAGGAAGGAGACCGCATGTCATTTGATGACTCAGACCGTTTTGAAGAAGATTCTCTTTGTAGCTGGGGCAGCGAGCCTGAATCTCTTTGTAATAACTGGAGAGGATGGAAGAAACCCTTAATTGTCACCACATCCATAAGCTCACCACTGTTAGCTTCTAATCAACGAAGAGCTGAAG ATGGAAGTGTGTTGTCGCTCTCGGAGCTGTGCTCCCGTGTTGTGGCTGCTCACATCGCCTTCGAAGTAGTTGAACAAGCTTGGCAACCCGTACCCGAACCACTCCAATTGCGTATCGCCTTCTGGTCGTTCCCGGACAATGAAGAGGACATTCGCCTATACTCCTGCCTGGCCAACGGTGCAGCTGATGAGTTCAACAAGGGCGAGAATCTCTACAAAAGCAGAGCCGTCAAAGAACCTCTTCAGATTG GTTTTCATTTGAGCGCCTCGGTTGTTAGTCCCAGCCAACAGACAGCCCAAGGTAAATCTAATACCTTTAATGTGGCCGTTACGTTTGATCGGAGACGCATCACATCATGCAACTGCACTTGCGCTTCGCGGGCTTTTTGGTGCGCCCATGTTGTCGCCGTCTGTCTTTATCGCATTCATCAG TCTCATTTGGTGACACTTCGTGCTCCCGTTAGCGAGTCTCTAAGTCGTTTGCAACGCGACCAGCTTCAAAAGTTCGCTCAGTATCTTATTAGCGAACTGCCTCAACAAATTTTACCGACTGCGCAGCGTCTGCTCGATGAACTTCTTTCGGCCCAGCCATCTGCAATCAATACA GTTTGCGGTGCACCTGATCCAACTGCGGGTGCGTCAGCTAGTGAACAGACATCATGGTGCCTCGACGAAAATACACTTCACGAGAATATTCGGAAAATCCTCATTAAATTTTGCGTACCGTCGCCGACGGTATTCAG TGATGTGAATTACTTGAGCTCGACCGCGCCCCCCGCAGCGGCTGAATGGAGCAGCCTGTTGCGCCCATTAAGAGGTCGGGAGCCGGAAGGCATGTGGAACTTGCTTTCCATCGTCCGCGAAATGTTCAAACGCCATGACCGCAATGCCGTTCCACTTTTGGAGGTTTTAACGGAAGAGATCATGTCGTGTGAACAG ATTATGGTCTGGTGGTTTAACACCAAGGTGGCGTTACACAATGGAAGTGCAGCTGGATACGGTAGCGGTatcaaatcaagcaacttGGGAAGCCAATCGCAAGCATCTCAGCACGCTTGCTCTTCTTTATGTGATGAAGTGGTCATCCTTTGGCGATTAGCTGCACTCAATCCAGGCCTTTCTGGGGAAGAGCGCGATTTACTTCGTCAACAGTTCAGCGAATGGCATGTTAAAGTAATTGACAAAGTCACGAAAAGCAAAGGGTTAACAATCAGTGCTACTCATGGCGCACCTCATGTTGCTGGCGGAAATGGTGCCGGACCGTCCACTCCTCGTCGTACTAGCCAATCATTTAAAGCAGAAGTTGAAGTGTTTACTGGCTTCAAACCTTCAGTTGAAGCCTGTTATCTTAGCTGGGACGATTACCCCGTTCCCGGGGTTACCTACACCCAAGGTCACCGTCTTTACCATTGTCCTTTTACCTGCTTTCGACACACAGAGGCTCATGGTCGCTTTGATATCGGCCCCATCAATTCCTCGTCGGCCGTCATTACCAATGACTTGCCCGTCCACATGCTTCAAAGACGAGCAGTAGTGCAAGGCGATTATGCCCAGGCCATGGACGACATACGTCACGAGAGGGAAAGGATAGGCGGATTCCACCCTGCATCACCTCTTGTCCGACCGGAAAGAGAAATAGATCAAGCTGGCAATAGAAGCAGCGTTAGTAGCGAAGGTTTCTGCGAAAATGAAGGCGATCCAGCAGTCGAAGCGTTTGAACCAGCAGTACCTTCAGGTCTGCGGGATCTAACCCGCCAAGACAGCGACGATCCGGCTCTGGGTTCTGATACCAACGAACCGGAAGTCTTGGCGGTGGATAGTTGCACTTCGACCGATAAAGAAAAATCATCACCTGAAGATTTTGATGCTGACTCAGACTGGTCGGGAGTTGATGCTCGTTTAAAGAATTCGCGACTTGAAGCCAGCGGTGGGGTGCTACTTCCTTCTGGATCAGCATTGGTAGCTGGATCTTCACGAGATACTGACGAAATGGCCAGTTTGTCAGCCAGTCCTAGAGAATTTAGAACAATGGCCTTACCTGCAGCTCAAGGCGCCGTGCCACGAGAGCCTTGCGTTGTTACCGTTCCGAACCGGAGCGGTGGAGTCTTTGGAGAGTTAAAGCCATTGGATGATCCACTAGAGATCCTTTTCGCAAGAGCGGAGGGACTTCATGCTCATGGACATAGTGCCGAAGCTTGTGAATTGGGCATACAGTTGGCGACAGAACTTTTAGCAAATCCACCCGATTTGTTGGTCGAGTTGCCTCCTATTATCACAAAGAAtggcaagaaaaagaagacgaacCCTGCTTGTCATCAGATCAGCTGTTTGGCTTCAGCAACGCTAGCCAAATGCGCCTTTCTCTGCACAGTTTTGGCGGAAAATTCCGACTATTACCATCTCGCCTTCAGAGTAGGAATGTTTGGATTGGAATTGGCACGGCCACCTGCCACCACAAAACCATTAGAAGTGAAGTTGGCTCACCAAGAATCTGAGTTGGTTACGCTATTGAAGCGAATACCTTTag GTCATCCAGAATTGTCGATATTGCGTGAAAAAGCTGAACAATTACGAGATGGCATATTACGATCAAGAGGCGATGCTTTGTTGCCACTTTCACTTGCTACGTTTATATTCGAAGCATTGGTCACTGCATCAGGAGCGCAGCAAGTTCGTGCTCCATTTTATTCTACTCATCGGCTTCCAACCGATGAGACTCTTGGCTTCGAAGCAGCCGTCTCCGCCCTGGGATTGAAG GCGAATGTATCGGAAGCGGACCATCCTCTGCTTTGTGAAGGAACTCGTCGCCAACGAGGTGATCTCGCTGTCATGTTGCTTGTTCATTACAAGGACGATCCAGACAAACTAGCCAAAATAATGGAAAAGCTGCTGGATCGTCAAGTTCATCCGCTGTACAAGGCACCGCTTCTGAGCAGTTTCTACACTAACAATCCGACACCTATGGGTCAGACATCTTCCAGCAGTCGACAGGTGCGTCAACGTCGTGAAGGCATTGAAGCTGGAATGATTGCCGTTTCGCTTGACGCGAATTCACCTCCACATGCGGCCTGCCCTTCCCAGTCTAGTGGAGGAGCTACTGCTTCGAATACAATACGTGGACATAGTCCTTCTTGGGAAGAAGATTATGCTCAGTGGCAAGCGGGGCACGGTGCTcgtctggaatcgaacactggaGACACGGCCAGTGGAAACGATGCTGCAATTAGCCATCGTCAAATGATGAACGCAGCTCGCAACCGAAGTCTAACTCATCGCTCTCAGCGACAACCGGGTCCCGGTTCGGATTCCGGTAGCTCGGGCTCAGGAAAATCATCAGGATCGGATAGTTTTGGATCAAGAGGTCCAATGAATCAACCTCCCCCTCCGAATTGCACAGGAGTGTCACCGTCTTTGTCTGACGGCTCGATGGGGGGAGCAATTGGCTCATCGATTCCTTTAAATAATTTAGCCAGTCGTCAACCTCAACAACAGGCATCCATCCCTGAAATGGGCGGCCTAGTAAATGGTGGAGCCTCTTTTTCGAGAAATAGTGGAGTCATGGGACCTTGTGGGGGGAAAATCAATCGCTTTAAAAACAAGCGTCTTTATCCTTCGGTTCCCAATCAACCATCTGAAGCGTCAGCCCATTTCATGTTTGAATTGGCTAAAACAGTCCTTCTGAAAGCCGGAGGAAATAGTAGTACATCGCTCTTCACCCAGCCCATCAACTCACAAAATCCACGCGGTCCCATCCGAGCACTGCAGATGTGCGCGTTCCAGATTGGTCTCTATGCCTTGGGTCTTCATAATTGCGTCAGCGCCAAATGGTTGAGCCGCACTTATTCTTCTCATGTCTCCTGGATTACAG GTCAAGCTATGGAGATTGGTTCGCAAGCCCTCTGGTTCTTGATTAGTACCTGGGAAGGACATTTAACCCCTCCAGAAGTGGCAAGTATAGCCGATCGAGCGTCTCGTGGTCACGAGGCGAATATGGTCCGAGCGGCAGCAGAGTTGGCCCTTTCTTGCTTGCCACATGCGCACGCATTGAATCCCAACGAAATTCAGCGAGCTATACTGCAATGCAAAGAACAGAGTAGCGAAATGCTGGAACGTGCATGTCTGGCCGTCGAAAGCGCGGCTAAAGGAGGTGGAGTCTATCCTGAAGTTCTCTTCCGCGTAGCCCGTTGTTGGCACGAGTTGTACGAGCAGCGTATGCCCAGTGCTCGTAGGGGTGCTCGGGTTTTGCCCAGCATCGAGCAACCGCCGCCACCAATTCCGCTACATGTGCCACAGTGTTCCATGCAGCAGCCTCAAGCCAATATGGCCGGCGTCGGTGTTCCGGTGCCATATGCTATGACATCTATTGTTCCCTTTCCTCTAGCTTACAGTTTCCTTCCTGGTACTGCTCCTGGACCGAATCCACCTGCTCAGATTCCAGGCGTTCCTGTCAATTTTTTGGCGGCAAATGGAGCTGGCGGCGCCACTCCGAATGCGACGTTTTCGTATGCTCCTCCCATACCAGGTCTGCAGTACTTTCCTTCAGTTACGTGTCCCATGCCGATGGGAGCGACATCAGCGCCTCCCAATCCTCCTCCAGGTCCTTCTCCGTTAATGCCAATGTCAGTTGGGCCAGCTCAAGGGACGAATAACCGCCCACCTCCTCCTATACCCCCTCCGGGTTGTCCGGTCACGCTCCAGCCGCTCATTCACACGTCCAACAGTACGACGCATCAAGCTCCACCTCTATTTGTCCAACAGTCGCAAGCCAACTCGGTCCGATCTCCCCCAACAGCCACCGGAGCTTTGCCTAATCAGGCACTCACTCCGACGCAGctgcattttcttttggcgGCCTATCGAGTTGGAATTGTAGCTCTGGAAACCCTTGGAAGAAGAGCTCATGATGACCGTCCGCAGGCTCGCTATTCGCGTAATCCGCCCTACGGTGAAGATGTCAAATGGCTTCTCTCTGTTGCTAAGAAACTTG GAACGGATTACCTCCAGCAGTTCTGTGTCGTGACGGTGAACAGTGTTGTAAGCCCATTTGTACTCCATGAGATTGCTGTAGAGGCAGCCCATTTCTTCGCCTACACTGGATCATCCCCACCCAATCCGTATATGCAGCACTTGCGTTCGCGAGTCCTGACGCCACTTATTCAAAAGTGTCATCAAAT GTACATCCAGTGCATCAACCACAAGCTTTACCACCTCAATCCTACCGATTACGATGACTTTCTAACGATAATTCAAACGGCGAGAACGGCTTTTCACCTCATACCAACGGGACCGATGCAGTTCAATGAATTTCTGCAGTCCATTCAAAA GTCGAAATCCTGCACCAAAGACTTATGGGGTCGTCTAATGGCCATCATTCGTCAACCAGCCGTTTGA